The following coding sequences lie in one Burkholderia cepacia genomic window:
- the rplC gene encoding 50S ribosomal protein L3, which yields MSLGLVGRKVGMTRIFTAEGDSIPVTVLDVSDNRVTQIKTVETDGYTAVQVAFGSRRASRVTKPLAGHLAKAGVEAGEILKEFRIDAAKAAELSNGAVVGADLFEVGQKVDVQGVSIGKGYAGTIKRYNFSSGRATHGNSRSHNVPGSIGMAQDPGRVFPGKRMTGHMGDVTVTVQNLEIARIDAERKLLLVKGAIPGAKGGKVFVTPAVKTKGAK from the coding sequence ATGAGCCTTGGACTCGTAGGTCGCAAGGTTGGCATGACCCGTATCTTCACGGCTGAAGGGGATTCGATTCCCGTCACCGTGCTGGACGTGTCGGACAACCGCGTGACGCAGATCAAGACTGTTGAAACCGACGGCTACACGGCCGTGCAGGTTGCATTCGGCTCCCGTCGTGCATCGCGCGTGACGAAGCCGCTGGCAGGTCATCTCGCCAAAGCCGGTGTCGAAGCCGGTGAAATCCTCAAGGAATTCCGCATTGACGCGGCCAAGGCAGCTGAGCTGTCGAATGGCGCCGTTGTCGGTGCTGATCTTTTCGAAGTGGGCCAGAAGGTCGACGTGCAAGGCGTGTCGATCGGTAAGGGCTACGCCGGTACGATCAAGCGTTACAACTTCTCCTCCGGCCGTGCCACGCACGGTAACTCGCGCTCGCACAACGTGCCGGGCTCGATCGGTATGGCGCAGGATCCGGGTCGTGTTTTCCCGGGTAAACGCATGACGGGTCACATGGGTGACGTGACGGTGACGGTGCAGAACCTCGAAATCGCTCGTATCGACGCAGAGCGCAAGCTGCTGCTCGTGAAGGGTGCGATTCCGGGCGCGAAGGGCGGCAAGGTCTTCGTGACGCCGGCCGTCAAGACCAAGGGGGCGAAATAA
- the rplD gene encoding 50S ribosomal protein L4: MELKLLNENGQEGAVVNASDVVFGRDYNEALIHQVVVAYQANARQGNRAQKDREQVKHTTKKPWRQKGTGRARAGMSSSPLWRGGGRIFPNSPEENFSHKVNKKMHRAGLCSIFSQLAREGRLSVVEDIILEAPKTKLLADKFKTMGLDSVLIITDTVDENLYLASRNLPHVAIVEPRYADPLSLIYFKKVLVTKAAVAQIEELLS, from the coding sequence ATGGAACTCAAGCTCCTGAACGAAAATGGTCAGGAAGGTGCAGTGGTCAACGCATCGGACGTCGTGTTCGGTCGTGACTACAACGAAGCGCTGATCCACCAGGTCGTCGTCGCTTACCAGGCGAATGCTCGCCAGGGTAACCGCGCACAGAAGGACCGTGAGCAAGTCAAGCACACGACCAAGAAGCCGTGGCGCCAGAAGGGTACGGGCCGCGCTCGTGCCGGTATGTCGTCGAGCCCGTTGTGGCGTGGCGGTGGTCGTATCTTCCCGAATTCGCCGGAAGAAAACTTCTCGCACAAGGTCAACAAGAAGATGCATCGCGCAGGTCTCTGCTCGATCTTCTCGCAGCTGGCCCGTGAAGGCCGTCTGTCGGTCGTCGAGGACATCATCCTCGAAGCGCCGAAGACCAAGCTGCTGGCCGACAAATTCAAGACCATGGGTCTCGACTCCGTGCTGATCATCACCGACACGGTTGACGAAAACCTGTACCTGGCATCGCGCAACCTGCCGCACGTGGCAATTGTCGAGCCGCGCTACGCTGACCCGCTGTCGCTGATCTACTTCAAGAAAGTGCTGGTCACGAAGGCTGCGGTCGCCCAGATCGAGGAGTTGCTGTCATGA
- the rplW gene encoding 50S ribosomal protein L23 — MSEIRKNDHRLMQVLLAPVISEKATLVADKNEQVVFEVAPDATKQEVKAAVELLFKVEVDSVNVLVQKGKQKRFGRSMGRRKDVKKAYVCLKPGQEINFEAEAK, encoded by the coding sequence ATGAGCGAGATTCGCAAGAACGATCATCGTTTGATGCAGGTCCTGCTCGCACCGGTGATCTCGGAAAAGGCGACGCTGGTTGCCGACAAGAACGAGCAAGTCGTGTTCGAAGTCGCACCGGATGCCACGAAGCAGGAAGTGAAGGCGGCTGTCGAGCTGCTGTTCAAGGTTGAAGTTGATTCCGTCAACGTGCTGGTTCAGAAGGGCAAGCAAAAGCGCTTTGGCCGTTCGATGGGCCGTCGCAAGGACGTGAAGAAGGCGTACGTTTGCCTGAAGCCCGGCCAGGAAATCAACTTTGAAGCGGAGGCCAAGTAA
- the rplB gene encoding 50S ribosomal protein L2, translated as MAIVKVKPTSPGRRAMVKVVNKNLHQGKPFAALLDSQSSTAGRNNNGRITTRHKGGGHKQHYRIVDFRRTKDGIPAKVERLEYDPNRSANIALVLYADGERRYIIAPKGLTVGQQLMSGSEAPIRAGNTLPIRNIPVGTTIHCIEMLPGKGAQMARSAGTSAMLLAREGVYAQVRLRSGEIRRVHIECRATIGEVGNEEHSLRQIGKAGANRWRGIRPTVRGVAMNPVDHPHGGGEGKTAAGRDPVSPWGTPAKGYRTRSNKRTTTMIVQRRHKR; from the coding sequence ATGGCAATCGTTAAAGTTAAGCCGACATCGCCGGGTCGCCGCGCGATGGTCAAGGTGGTCAACAAGAACCTGCACCAGGGCAAGCCGTTCGCGGCACTGCTCGACTCGCAGAGCTCGACCGCCGGCCGTAACAACAACGGTCGTATCACCACGCGTCACAAGGGTGGTGGTCACAAGCAGCACTATCGTATCGTCGATTTCCGTCGCACGAAGGATGGCATTCCGGCAAAGGTCGAACGTCTCGAGTACGACCCGAACCGTAGCGCGAACATCGCGCTGGTGCTCTACGCAGACGGCGAGCGTCGCTACATCATCGCCCCGAAGGGCCTGACGGTCGGCCAACAGCTGATGTCGGGTTCGGAAGCGCCGATCCGTGCAGGCAACACGCTGCCGATCCGCAACATTCCGGTCGGTACGACGATCCACTGCATCGAGATGCTGCCGGGCAAGGGCGCGCAAATGGCGCGTTCGGCTGGTACGTCGGCCATGCTGCTCGCACGTGAAGGCGTCTACGCGCAGGTTCGTCTGCGTTCGGGCGAAATCCGCCGCGTGCACATCGAGTGCCGTGCAACGATCGGTGAAGTCGGCAACGAAGAGCATAGCCTGCGCCAGATCGGCAAGGCTGGCGCGAACCGCTGGCGCGGTATCCGCCCGACGGTGCGTGGCGTTGCGATGAACCCGGTTGATCACCCGCACGGTGGTGGTGAGGGCAAGACGGCTGCAGGTCGCGATCCGGTTAGCCCGTGGGGTACGCCGGCTAAGGGTTATCGCACCCGTAGCAACAAGCGCACGACGACGATGATCGTCCAGCGCCGTCACAAGCGTTAA
- the rpsS gene encoding 30S ribosomal protein S19 encodes MARSVKKGPFCDAHLLKKVEAAAASRDKKPIKTWSRRSTILPDFIGLTIAVHNGRQHVPVYISENMVGHKLGEFALTRTFKGHAADKKAKK; translated from the coding sequence ATGGCACGTTCTGTTAAAAAAGGTCCGTTCTGCGACGCCCATTTGCTGAAGAAAGTTGAGGCGGCTGCAGCTTCGCGCGACAAAAAGCCGATCAAGACCTGGTCGCGTCGCTCGACGATTCTGCCGGATTTCATCGGCCTGACGATCGCTGTTCACAACGGCCGTCAACACGTTCCGGTGTACATCTCGGAAAACATGGTCGGCCACAAGCTTGGCGAGTTCGCACTGACCCGTACGTTCAAGGGTCACGCAGCCGACAAGAAGGCCAAGAAATAA
- the rplV gene encoding 50S ribosomal protein L22 has translation MEVKAIHRGARISAQKTRLVADQIRGLPVDKALNVLTFSPKKAAGIVKKVVLSAIANAEHNEGADIDELKIKSIYVDKAASLKRFTARAKGRGNRIEKQSCHITVTVGN, from the coding sequence ATGGAAGTGAAAGCAATTCATCGCGGTGCCCGCATCTCGGCGCAAAAAACGCGCCTTGTGGCTGACCAGATCCGCGGTTTGCCGGTCGACAAGGCGCTGAACGTTCTGACGTTCTCGCCGAAGAAGGCGGCTGGCATCGTGAAGAAGGTTGTGCTGTCGGCAATCGCGAATGCGGAGCACAACGAAGGCGCCGATATCGACGAGCTCAAGATCAAGAGCATCTACGTCGACAAGGCTGCATCGCTCAAGCGTTTCACCGCGCGCGCCAAGGGCCGCGGTAACCGCATCGAGAAGCAATCCTGTCACATCACTGTGACGGTCGGGAATTAA
- the rpsC gene encoding 30S ribosomal protein S3 → MGQKIHPTGFRLAVSRNWASRWYANNNNFAAMLQEDIGVREYLKKKLKNASVGRVVIERPAKNARITIYSSRPGVVIGKKGEDIEQLKTELQRRMGVPVHVNIEEIRKPETDAQLIADSITQQLERRIMFRRAMKRAMQNAMRLGAQGIKIMSAGRLNGIEIARTEWYREGRVPLHTLRADIDYATSEAKTTYGIIGVKVWVYKGDTLGRNDAPVVEEVAEDKRPRRNARPGDRRPRRDGEGGAPGARRGAPRRGAGKPEDGKTGE, encoded by the coding sequence ATGGGACAGAAAATTCATCCGACTGGCTTCCGCCTGGCTGTCAGCCGTAATTGGGCTTCGCGTTGGTACGCGAACAACAACAATTTCGCGGCGATGCTGCAGGAAGACATCGGTGTTCGTGAATACCTGAAGAAGAAGCTGAAGAACGCTTCGGTCGGTCGGGTCGTCATCGAGCGTCCGGCGAAGAACGCGCGCATCACGATTTACAGCTCGCGTCCGGGTGTTGTCATCGGCAAGAAGGGCGAGGATATCGAGCAGCTGAAGACGGAACTGCAACGCCGCATGGGCGTTCCGGTTCACGTCAACATCGAAGAAATCCGCAAGCCGGAAACCGATGCTCAGCTGATCGCTGACTCGATCACGCAACAGCTCGAGCGCCGGATCATGTTCCGTCGCGCGATGAAGCGTGCGATGCAGAACGCGATGCGTCTGGGTGCTCAAGGCATCAAGATCATGAGCGCGGGCCGTCTGAACGGTATCGAAATCGCTCGTACGGAGTGGTATCGCGAAGGTCGCGTGCCGCTTCACACGCTGCGTGCCGATATCGACTACGCGACTTCGGAAGCGAAGACGACTTACGGGATCATCGGCGTCAAGGTGTGGGTCTACAAGGGCGATACGCTCGGCCGCAACGACGCACCGGTGGTGGAAGAAGTAGCCGAAGACAAGCGTCCGCGTCGCAATGCGCGTCCGGGCGACCGTCGTCCGCGCCGTGATGGCGAAGGCGGCGCTCCGGGTGCTCGTCGTGGCGCACCGCGCCGTGGCGCCGGCAAGCCCGAAGACGGCAAGACTGGAGAATAA
- the rplP gene encoding 50S ribosomal protein L16, which yields MLQPKRRKYRKEQKGRNTGKATRGNAVSFGDFGLKAIGRGRLTARQIEAARRAMTRHIKRGGRIWIRIFPDKPISQKPAEVRMGNGKGNPEYYVAEIQPGKMLYEMDGVTEELAREAFRLAAAKLPLKTAFIVRQLGA from the coding sequence ATGCTGCAACCGAAACGCAGAAAGTATCGTAAAGAGCAGAAGGGTCGTAACACCGGCAAGGCGACGCGCGGTAACGCAGTGTCGTTCGGTGACTTCGGCCTGAAGGCTATCGGTCGCGGTCGTTTGACCGCACGCCAGATTGAAGCGGCGCGTCGTGCAATGACGCGTCACATTAAGCGTGGCGGCCGCATCTGGATCCGGATCTTCCCGGACAAGCCGATTTCGCAGAAGCCGGCCGAAGTACGTATGGGTAACGGTAAGGGTAACCCGGAGTACTACGTCGCCGAGATTCAGCCGGGCAAGATGCTCTATGAAATGGACGGCGTAACCGAAGAACTGGCACGCGAAGCGTTCCGTCTGGCTGCAGCCAAGCTGCCGCTGAAGACGGCATTCATCGTGCGCCAGCTCGGCGCCTAA
- the rpmC gene encoding 50S ribosomal protein L29, with product MKASELLQKDQAALNKELADLLKAQFGLRMQLATQQLTNTSQLKKVRRDIARVRTVMTQKANQK from the coding sequence ATGAAGGCTTCCGAACTTCTCCAGAAAGACCAGGCCGCGCTCAACAAGGAGCTGGCGGACCTGCTGAAGGCGCAATTCGGCCTGCGCATGCAACTCGCGACCCAGCAGCTCACGAACACGAGCCAGCTGAAGAAGGTTCGTCGCGACATCGCACGTGTGCGGACCGTCATGACTCAGAAGGCGAACCAGAAATGA
- the rpsQ gene encoding 30S ribosomal protein S17: MNDSVKTSLKRTLVGRVVSNKMDKTVTVLIEHRVKHPIYGKYVVRSKKYHAHDEANTCNEGDLVEIQETRPVSKTKAWTVSRLVEAARVI; this comes from the coding sequence ATGAACGATAGCGTGAAAACCTCGCTGAAGCGGACGCTGGTCGGTCGGGTCGTCAGCAACAAGATGGACAAGACCGTCACCGTGCTGATCGAGCACCGCGTCAAGCATCCGATCTACGGCAAGTATGTCGTGCGCTCGAAGAAGTACCATGCGCATGACGAAGCGAACACCTGCAACGAAGGCGATCTCGTCGAAATCCAGGAAACTCGTCCTGTTTCGAAGACGAAGGCCTGGACGGTGTCGCGCCTCGTCGAAGCCGCTCGCGTCATCTAA
- the rplN gene encoding 50S ribosomal protein L14, protein MIQTESRLEVADNTGAREVMCIKVLGGSKRRYAGIGDIIKVTVKEATPRGRVKKGEIYNAVVVRTAKGVRRQDGSLIKFDGNAAVLLNNKLEPIGTRIFGPVTRELRSERFMKIVSLAPEVL, encoded by the coding sequence ATGATCCAGACCGAATCTCGGCTCGAAGTAGCCGACAACACGGGTGCACGTGAAGTCATGTGCATCAAGGTGCTCGGCGGCTCGAAGCGTCGTTATGCCGGCATTGGCGACATCATCAAGGTGACCGTCAAAGAGGCAACGCCGCGCGGGCGCGTGAAGAAAGGCGAAATTTACAACGCCGTGGTGGTCCGCACCGCCAAGGGCGTGCGCCGTCAAGACGGCTCGCTGATCAAGTTCGACGGCAACGCCGCTGTGCTTTTGAATAACAAGCTCGAGCCGATCGGCACCCGTATCTTCGGGCCGGTGACGCGTGAGCTGCGTAGCGAACGATTCATGAAGATCGTTTCGCTGGCGCCGGAAGTGCTGTAA
- the rplX gene encoding 50S ribosomal protein L24, with the protein MNKIRKGDEVIVVTGKDKDKGKRGVVLAVGAEHVTVEGINLVKKHVKPNPMKGTTGGVEAKTMPLHISNVALVDANGKASRVGIKVEEGKKVRFLKTTGAVLSA; encoded by the coding sequence ATGAACAAGATTCGCAAGGGTGACGAAGTCATCGTCGTCACTGGCAAGGACAAGGACAAGGGCAAGCGCGGCGTCGTGCTGGCTGTCGGTGCTGAACATGTGACGGTTGAAGGTATCAACCTCGTCAAGAAGCATGTGAAGCCGAACCCGATGAAGGGTACGACGGGTGGCGTGGAAGCGAAGACGATGCCCCTGCATATTTCGAACGTCGCACTGGTCGACGCGAATGGCAAGGCGTCGCGTGTTGGCATCAAGGTCGAGGAAGGCAAGAAGGTTCGCTTCCTGAAGACGACCGGTGCCGTACTGAGCGCCTGA
- the rplE gene encoding 50S ribosomal protein L5 encodes MARFQEFYKEKVVPGLIEKFGYKSVMEVPRITKITLNMGLGEAIADKKIIENAVGDLTKIAGQKPVVTKARKAIAGFKIRQGYPIGAMVTLRGQAMYEFLDRFVTVALPRVRDFRGVSGRAFDGRGNYNIGVKEQIIFPEIDYDKIDALRGLNISITTTAKTDDEAKALLASFKFPFRN; translated from the coding sequence ATGGCTCGTTTTCAAGAGTTTTACAAAGAAAAGGTTGTGCCCGGCCTGATCGAGAAGTTCGGTTACAAGTCGGTCATGGAAGTGCCGCGCATCACCAAGATCACGCTGAACATGGGTCTTGGCGAAGCGATCGCTGACAAGAAGATCATCGAGAACGCCGTTGGCGACCTCACGAAGATCGCCGGCCAGAAGCCGGTCGTCACGAAGGCTCGCAAGGCAATCGCAGGCTTCAAGATCCGCCAGGGTTACCCGATCGGCGCGATGGTGACGCTGCGTGGCCAAGCGATGTACGAATTCCTCGACCGTTTCGTAACGGTTGCCCTGCCCCGCGTGCGAGATTTCCGCGGCGTGTCGGGTCGTGCTTTCGATGGCCGTGGCAACTACAACATCGGTGTGAAAGAGCAGATCATTTTCCCCGAAATCGACTACGACAAGATCGACGCACTGCGTGGGCTGAACATCAGCATCACGACGACTGCGAAGACCGACGACGAAGCAAAGGCTCTGCTCGCCAGCTTCAAGTTCCCGTTCAGAAACTGA
- the rpsN gene encoding 30S ribosomal protein S14 produces MAKLALIEREKKRARLVAKFAAKREALKAIVEDQSKSEEERYEARLELQQLPRNANPTRQRNRCAITGRPRGTFRKFGLARNKIREIAFRGEIPGLTKASW; encoded by the coding sequence GTGGCTAAACTGGCACTGATCGAACGTGAAAAGAAGCGCGCCCGCCTGGTCGCGAAGTTCGCAGCAAAGCGCGAAGCGCTGAAGGCGATCGTCGAAGACCAAAGCAAGTCGGAAGAAGAGCGCTACGAAGCACGCCTTGAGCTGCAGCAACTGCCCCGCAACGCAAACCCGACCCGCCAGCGTAACCGCTGCGCGATCACGGGCCGTCCGCGTGGCACGTTCCGTAAATTCGGCCTCGCGCGTAACAAGATTCGTGAAATCGCATTCCGTGGCGAGATTCCTGGCCTGACCAAGGCGAGCTGGTAA
- the rpsH gene encoding 30S ribosomal protein S8 gives MSMSDPIADMLTRIRNAQMVEKVSVAMPSSKVKVAIAQVLKDEGYIDDFAVKAEGAKSELNIALKYYAGRPVIERLERVSKPGLRVYRGRNDIPQVMNGLGVAIVSTPKGVMTDRKARATGVGGEVICYVA, from the coding sequence ATGAGCATGAGTGATCCTATCGCCGATATGCTGACTCGCATCCGCAACGCGCAGATGGTCGAGAAGGTATCGGTTGCGATGCCCTCGTCGAAGGTCAAGGTTGCAATCGCGCAAGTCCTCAAGGACGAAGGTTATATCGACGATTTCGCCGTGAAGGCGGAAGGTGCGAAGTCCGAACTGAATATCGCGCTGAAGTACTACGCAGGTCGCCCGGTCATCGAACGCCTCGAGCGCGTTTCGAAGCCTGGTCTGCGCGTGTACCGCGGCCGTAACGACATTCCGCAGGTCATGAACGGCCTCGGCGTGGCTATCGTGTCGACGCCGAAGGGCGTGATGACTGATCGCAAGGCGCGCGCTACCGGCGTCGGCGGCGAAGTCATCTGCTACGTCGCTTAA
- the rplF gene encoding 50S ribosomal protein L6 translates to MSRVGKSPIALQGAEVKLADGAITVKGPLGTITQAINPLVNVANNDGTLNLAPVDESREANALSGTMRAIIANAVHGVTKGFERKLTLVGVGYRAQAQGDKLNLSLGFSHPVVHQMPEGVKAETPTQTEIVIKGINKQQVGQVAAEVRGYRPPEPYKGKGVRYSDEVVILKETKKK, encoded by the coding sequence ATGTCTCGAGTAGGTAAGAGCCCGATCGCGCTGCAAGGCGCGGAAGTCAAGCTGGCCGACGGTGCTATCACCGTCAAGGGCCCGCTGGGCACCATCACGCAAGCGATCAATCCGCTCGTGAACGTGGCGAACAACGACGGCACGCTGAATCTGGCGCCGGTCGACGAAAGCCGCGAAGCAAATGCACTGTCGGGCACGATGCGCGCGATTATCGCGAATGCCGTGCACGGCGTGACCAAGGGTTTCGAGCGCAAGCTGACGCTGGTTGGCGTCGGTTACCGTGCGCAAGCGCAAGGCGACAAGCTGAACCTGTCGCTGGGTTTCTCGCACCCGGTGGTGCACCAGATGCCGGAAGGCGTCAAGGCTGAAACCCCGACGCAAACCGAAATCGTGATCAAGGGGATCAACAAGCAACAAGTCGGTCAAGTGGCTGCGGAAGTCCGCGGTTACCGTCCGCCGGAGCCCTACAAGGGCAAGGGCGTGCGTTATTCCGACGAGGTTGTGATCCTCAAAGAAACGAAGAAGAAGTAA
- the rplR gene encoding 50S ribosomal protein L18: MDKTQSRLRRARQTRIKIAELQVARLAVHRTNTHIYAQVFSPCGTKVLASASTLEAEVRAELADKSGKGGNVNAATLIGKRIAEKAKAAGIESVAFDRSGFRYHGRVKALAEAAREAGLKF, encoded by the coding sequence ATGGATAAGACTCAATCTCGCCTGCGCCGCGCTCGCCAGACGCGTATCAAGATCGCTGAGCTGCAGGTCGCGCGTCTCGCCGTGCATCGCACGAACACGCACATCTACGCTCAAGTGTTCTCGCCCTGCGGCACCAAGGTGCTCGCCAGCGCGTCGACGCTCGAAGCTGAAGTGCGCGCCGAGCTCGCTGACAAGTCGGGCAAGGGCGGCAACGTTAATGCTGCGACGCTGATCGGCAAGCGTATTGCCGAGAAGGCAAAGGCCGCCGGCATCGAATCCGTCGCCTTCGACCGCTCGGGCTTCCGCTACCATGGCCGCGTCAAGGCGCTGGCTGAGGCAGCTCGCGAAGCTGGGCTCAAGTTCTAA
- the rpsE gene encoding 30S ribosomal protein S5, translating into MAKMQAKVQADERDDGLREKMISVNRVTKVVKGGRILGFAALTVVGDGDGRIGMGKGKAKEVPVAVQKAMEQARRNMFKVPLKNGTLQHEVHGKHGASAVLLAPAKAGTGVIAGGPMRAVFDVMGVQNVVAKSHGSTNPYNLVRATLDGLRKQSTPADIAAKRGKSVEDILG; encoded by the coding sequence ATGGCAAAGATGCAAGCGAAAGTTCAGGCTGACGAGCGCGACGACGGCCTTCGTGAAAAGATGATTTCGGTCAATCGCGTGACCAAGGTCGTGAAGGGTGGCCGTATTCTCGGCTTCGCCGCACTGACCGTGGTTGGCGACGGTGATGGCCGCATCGGTATGGGCAAGGGCAAGGCGAAGGAAGTGCCGGTCGCTGTCCAGAAGGCAATGGAACAAGCTCGCCGCAACATGTTCAAGGTGCCGCTCAAGAACGGCACGCTGCAGCACGAAGTGCACGGCAAGCACGGTGCATCCGCTGTCCTCCTCGCTCCGGCGAAGGCAGGTACGGGCGTGATCGCCGGCGGCCCGATGCGCGCAGTGTTCGACGTGATGGGCGTTCAGAACGTCGTGGCGAAGAGCCACGGTTCGACGAACCCGTACAACCTCGTTCGCGCCACGCTGGACGGCCTGCGCAAGCAGTCGACCCCGGCAGACATCGCGGCGAAGCGCGGCAAGTCCGTCGAAGATATTTTGGGCTAA
- the rpmD gene encoding 50S ribosomal protein L30, with protein MSEKTVKVQLVKSLIGTRESHRATVRGLGLRRLNSVSELQDTPAVRGMINKVSYLVKVIA; from the coding sequence ATGTCTGAAAAAACTGTCAAGGTTCAGCTCGTTAAGAGCCTGATCGGGACCCGCGAATCGCACCGCGCGACCGTGCGTGGCCTGGGCCTGCGCCGACTCAACTCGGTCAGCGAGCTCCAGGACACGCCGGCGGTCCGCGGCATGATCAACAAGGTCTCGTACCTCGTTAAGGTCATCGCGTAA
- the rplO gene encoding 50S ribosomal protein L15: protein MELNNLKPAAGAKHAKRRVGRGIGSGLGKTAGRGHKGQKSRSGGFHKVGFEGGQMPLQRRLPKRGFTSLTKEFVGEVRLGDLEKLPVDEIDLLALKQAGLVGELTKSAKIIATGELKRKIVVKGLGATKGARAAIEAAGGSFAE from the coding sequence ATGGAATTGAATAACCTGAAGCCGGCCGCTGGTGCCAAGCACGCCAAGCGTCGCGTCGGTCGTGGCATCGGTTCGGGCCTCGGCAAGACGGCTGGCCGTGGTCACAAGGGTCAGAAATCGCGTTCGGGCGGCTTCCACAAAGTCGGTTTCGAAGGCGGTCAGATGCCGCTGCAACGTCGTCTGCCGAAGCGCGGCTTCACGTCGCTGACGAAGGAATTCGTCGGTGAAGTGCGCCTGGGCGACCTCGAGAAGCTGCCGGTCGACGAGATCGATCTGCTCGCACTGAAGCAAGCCGGCCTGGTCGGCGAGCTGACGAAGAGCGCAAAGATCATCGCGACGGGCGAACTGAAGCGCAAGATCGTCGTGAAGGGTCTCGGTGCCACCAAGGGTGCGCGCGCTGCGATCGAAGCGGCTGGCGGTTCGTTCGCCGAGTGA
- the secY gene encoding preprotein translocase subunit SecY, with translation MANSPSLAKPGRSTAKFGDLRRRAMFLLLALIVYRIGAHIPVPGIDPDQLAKLFQSQAGGILGMFNMFSGGALSRFTIFALGIMPYISASIIMQLLAIVSPQLEALKKEGQAGQRKITQYTRYFTVVLATFQAFGIAAALENQPGLVTDPGMLFRLTTVVTLVTGTMFLMWLGEQITERGLGNGISIIIFGGIAAGFPNAVGGLFELVRTGSMSIISAIIIVVLIAAVTYLVVFIERGQRKILVNYAKRQVGNKIYGGQSSHLPLKLNMSGVIPPIFASSIILFPATILGWFSTGQPTGSWISNTLHNVAEALKPGQPVYVLLYTLAIVFFCFFYTALVFNSRETADNLKKSGAFVPGIRPGDQTARYIDRILTRLTLAGAIYIVFVCLLPEFLVLRWNVPFYFGGTSLLIIVVVTMDFMAQVQSYVMSQQYESLLKKANFKGGNIPMR, from the coding sequence TTGGCTAACAGCCCGAGTCTTGCAAAACCCGGTCGAAGCACGGCGAAATTCGGCGATCTGCGTCGGCGAGCGATGTTCCTGCTCCTGGCGCTGATCGTCTATCGCATCGGCGCGCACATCCCCGTGCCGGGCATCGATCCGGATCAACTGGCTAAGCTGTTCCAGAGCCAGGCGGGCGGCATCCTGGGCATGTTCAACATGTTCTCGGGTGGCGCGCTTTCCCGCTTCACGATCTTTGCGCTGGGGATCATGCCGTACATCTCGGCGTCGATCATCATGCAGTTGCTGGCGATCGTATCGCCGCAGCTCGAGGCGCTGAAGAAGGAAGGGCAGGCAGGGCAACGGAAGATCACGCAGTACACGCGGTACTTCACCGTGGTGCTCGCGACCTTCCAGGCGTTCGGTATCGCGGCTGCGCTGGAAAACCAGCCGGGCCTCGTCACCGATCCCGGCATGCTGTTCCGTCTGACGACGGTCGTGACGCTGGTTACCGGTACGATGTTCCTGATGTGGCTCGGCGAGCAGATTACCGAGCGTGGTCTGGGCAACGGTATCTCGATCATCATCTTCGGCGGGATCGCAGCAGGGTTCCCGAATGCCGTGGGTGGGTTGTTCGAGCTGGTGCGTACGGGTTCGATGAGCATCATTTCGGCGATCATCATCGTCGTTCTGATTGCCGCGGTGACTTACCTGGTCGTGTTCATCGAACGCGGTCAGCGCAAGATCCTCGTGAACTACGCGAAACGCCAGGTCGGCAACAAGATCTACGGTGGGCAGTCGTCGCATCTGCCGCTGAAGTTGAACATGTCGGGCGTGATTCCGCCGATCTTCGCATCGTCGATCATTCTGTTCCCGGCAACGATTCTCGGCTGGTTCAGTACCGGTCAGCCGACGGGAAGCTGGATTTCCAATACGTTGCATAACGTAGCGGAAGCGCTGAAGCCGGGCCAGCCGGTCTATGTGCTGCTGTACACGCTGGCGATCGTGTTTTTCTGCTTCTTCTACACCGCTCTGGTGTTCAATAGCAGGGAAACCGCGGACAACCTGAAGAAGAGCGGCGCGTTTGTTCCGGGCATCCGTCCGGGCGATCAAACCGCACGATATATCGACCGCATCCTCACGCGTCTGACGCTGGCCGGTGCGATCTACATCGTCTTCGTGTGTCTGCTGCCGGAATTTCTGGTGCTGCGCTGGAACGTGCCGTTTTATTTTGGTGGAACGTCGCTGCTGATCATTGTCGTCGTCACGATGGACTTTATGGCGCAGGTGCAGTCGTACGTTATGTCGCAACAGTATGAGTCACTGCTCAAGAAGGCGAACTTCAAGGGCGGCAACATCCCGATGCGTTAA